ACGCGGCCACGGAGCCGGCGCCCGCGCCGGGGCCCGAACCGCGGCCTCGCGCCGCCGTGGACCGGGGGGAGGGTGACGAGGGCCGTGCGGCCGACGTCGCGCTGGGTGTCCCGGGCGTGACCAGGCTGACGGCCACGCTGGGCCGTGCGGTCGTCATCACGGAGCCGGCGGCGGCGGAAGCCCTGCCGCGCCGCCATGTCCGGGTGGAGCTGGCGGTGGGCGCGGGCCACCGGGCCGTGGAGGTCGCCCGGCAGGTCCGCGCGGCGGTGTCGGACGCCCTGTCCGACCGTCCGTCGGTGGCGGTGGTGGTGACGGCGGTGGACTGAGGGCGTCCGCGCCCGGGTTACTCCCCGAGGCCGGCCAGGTCGCGCAGGCGGCGTGCCTGGGCGGCGCGTTCGGCGGCGCGCTGGGACTCGTAGTCCCGGTGCTGGGCGCCCTGGAGCAGCGCCTTGGTCTCGATGACCGCGTCGCGCGGCGCGGCGAGGACGGCCGACACCAGGTCGTGCACGGCGCCGTCGAGTTGGCCGACGGGCACCGCGATGTTGGCCAGCCCGGTGGCGACCGCCTCCTCGGCCGCGACGAAGCGGCCGGTCGCGCAGATCTCCAGCGCCCGGGCATAGCCGACCAAGGACACCAGGGGATGCGTGCCCGTCAGGTCCGGCACCAGGCCGAGGCTGGTCTCGCGCATGGCGAACTGCACGTCCTCCGCGACGACCCGCAGGTCGCAGGCGAGGGCCAGCTGGAAGCCCGCCCCGATGGCGTGCCCCTGCACGGCGGCGACCGACAGGATGTCGCTGCGCCGCCACCAGGTGAACGCCTCCTGGTACTCGGTGATGGTCGCGTCCAGCTCGGCGTCACCACCCCGTGCGAGGTCGATGAACGACGGTTCGCCGTCGAAGCCCTCGGGCGTGAACGCCTGCCGGTCGAGCCCGGCCGAGAAGGACTTGCCCTCGGCCCGCAGCACCACGACGCGGACGGAGCCCGGCAGCAGCCGGCCGGCCTCGGCCAGCGCCCGCCACAGGGCGGGGCTCTGCGCGTTGCGCTTGGCCGGGTTGGTGAGCGTCACCGTGGCGATCGCGTCGTCGACGGTGAGCCGCACGCCGTCCTGGTCGAGTACGGGACCGAGGTCGTGGGCGGGCGAAGCCATGGGGCGCCTCCGAAAGATGCGGTCGTCGTCCCCACCGTGCGGCGGCCCGGGGGCCGGACGACGGCAGAGCTAAGTGACTGCACAGTAACCACCCGGACGGTCTGTCGACCGGCCGGGTGGCCACCTTCACTTTCGGAGTCGAGGGGCCGCCCGGGGAATCAGGCCGTTGTGGCCTTTTTGCCCCGGGTAGCCCCGCCACGCCCTCGCAGCGTGACACCCGACTCACTGAGCATGCGGTGCACAAAGCCATACGAGCGGCCGGTTTCCTCGGCCAACGCCCGGATGCTCGCACCGGCGTCGTACTTCTTCTTCAGGTCTGCCGCGAGCTTGTCGCGCGCGGCGCCGGTCACCCGGCTGCCCTTCTTCAGAGTCTCGGCCACCCGTGCCTCCTCATGGGAAGTGCGCTCTGGTCTCCTCATGATCACCCCTCGCGGCCCTCATGGCCACCCATTCGGCAAGGTCGATGAGACAGGGATGTGACGACAGGAGCGGGCCCCCACATACGGAACGCTTGATTCCGGAGCATCGTGTCCGTACGGCCGAACGAGTCTTCCCGCGAAGTTCCAGGTCAGAAAGGCGAAACGGCCGGACCCCCGGCGATGGGGGTCCGGCCGTGAAATCCGTGTATGACACACCTCGTGATGAGGAGATCTCACACAGATGGTGGATCACGGATCGGCCGAATGATCCATACCCAGTGGATCATCCATTCGATCAAGCCAGGGCGACGAGATCCGCGTAGTCGGCACCCCAGAGGTCCTCGACGCCGTCCGGAAGCAGGATGATCCGTTCCGGCTGGAGCGCCTCGACGGCGCCCTCGTCGTGGGTGACCAGGACGACGGCGCCCTTGTAGGTGCGCAGCGCGCCGAGGATCTCCTCGCGGCTGGCCGGGTCGAGGTTGTTGGTCGGCTCGTCGAGCAGCAGCACGTTCGCCGACGACACCACGAGGGTGGCCAGCGCGAGGCGGGTCTTCTCGCCGCCGGACAGCACGCCGGCCGGCTTGTCGACGTCGTCGCCGGAGAAGAGGAAGGATCCCAGCGTCTTGCGGACCTCGACGAGGTCGAGGTCGGGATTGGCCGAGCGCATGTTCTCCAGGACGGTGCGCTCGGGGTCGAGGGTCTCGTGCTCCTGCGCGTAGTACCCGAGCTTGAGGCCGTGGCCCTCGACGACCTGGCCGGTGTCGGGCTTCTCGACGCCGCCGAGGAGCCTGAGCAGGGTCGTCTTGCCCGCGCCGTTGAGGCCGAGGATGACCACGCGGGAGCCCTTGTCGATGGCCAGGTCGACGTCGGTGAAGATCTCCAGCGAGCCGTACGACTTGGAGAGGCCCTCGGCGGTCAGCGGGGTCTTGCCGCAGGGCGCGGGCTCGGGGAAGCGGAGCTTGGCGACCTTGTCGGACTTCCGCTCGGCCTCCAGACCGGCCAGCAGCTTGTCGGCCCGGCGGGCCATGTTCTGCGCGGCGACGGTCTTGGTCGCCTTGGCGCGCATCTTGTCGGCCTGCGAGTGCAGCGCGGACGCCTTCTTCTCCGCGTTCTGGCGCTCGCGCTTGCGGCGCTTCTCGTCGGCCTCGCGCTGCTGCTGGTAGAGCTTCCAGCCCATGTTGTAGACGTCGATCTGGGAGCGGTTGGCGTCCAGGTAGAACACCTTGTTGACGACCGTCTCGACCAGGTCGACGTCGTGGGAGATCACGATGAAGCCGCCGCGGTAGGTCTTCAGGTAGTCGCGCAGCCAGACGATCGAGTCGGCGTCGAGGTGGTTGGTCGGCTCGTCGAGCAGCAGGGTGTCCGCGTCCGAGAACAGGATCCGGGCCAGCTCGATCCGGCGGCGCTGTCCGCCGGAGAGCGTGTGCAGGGGCTGGCCGAGCACCCGGTCGGGCAGGTTGAGCGCGGCGGCGATCGTGGCGGCCTCGGCCT
This region of Streptomyces ambofaciens ATCC 23877 genomic DNA includes:
- a CDS encoding helix-turn-helix domain-containing protein codes for the protein MAETLKKGSRVTGAARDKLAADLKKKYDAGASIRALAEETGRSYGFVHRMLSESGVTLRGRGGATRGKKATTA
- a CDS encoding enoyl-CoA hydratase/isomerase family protein translates to MASPAHDLGPVLDQDGVRLTVDDAIATVTLTNPAKRNAQSPALWRALAEAGRLLPGSVRVVVLRAEGKSFSAGLDRQAFTPEGFDGEPSFIDLARGGDAELDATITEYQEAFTWWRRSDILSVAAVQGHAIGAGFQLALACDLRVVAEDVQFAMRETSLGLVPDLTGTHPLVSLVGYARALEICATGRFVAAEEAVATGLANIAVPVGQLDGAVHDLVSAVLAAPRDAVIETKALLQGAQHRDYESQRAAERAAQARRLRDLAGLGE
- a CDS encoding ABC-F family ATP-binding cassette domain-containing protein; the protein is MISASGIELRAGARVLIESATFRIAKGDRIGLVGRNGAGKTTLTKVLAGEGQPAAGAVTRSGEVGYLPQDPRTGDLDVLARDRILSARGLDTLIRKMRDNEQRIANGQGATREKALKQYERQETEFLTKGGYSAEAEAATIAAALNLPDRVLGQPLHTLSGGQRRRIELARILFSDADTLLLDEPTNHLDADSIVWLRDYLKTYRGGFIVISHDVDLVETVVNKVFYLDANRSQIDVYNMGWKLYQQQREADEKRRKRERQNAEKKASALHSQADKMRAKATKTVAAQNMARRADKLLAGLEAERKSDKVAKLRFPEPAPCGKTPLTAEGLSKSYGSLEIFTDVDLAIDKGSRVVILGLNGAGKTTLLRLLGGVEKPDTGQVVEGHGLKLGYYAQEHETLDPERTVLENMRSANPDLDLVEVRKTLGSFLFSGDDVDKPAGVLSGGEKTRLALATLVVSSANVLLLDEPTNNLDPASREEILGALRTYKGAVVLVTHDEGAVEALQPERIILLPDGVEDLWGADYADLVALA